From Primulina huaijiensis isolate GDHJ02 chromosome 15, ASM1229523v2, whole genome shotgun sequence, one genomic window encodes:
- the LOC140958257 gene encoding uncharacterized protein — translation MEGSFPSKMKRKDLEDATDDFSLCSPARKIRRLDAELCPILEEREIPMQFEEYVPQKQSYFSNLRVLKIEELPIENEERAIVLFKPVDSPLHQLSSRFSMSVDPHIISGIKNQVRQSSESSPWRIANDKAGSEDSNLHSHNGCLAVVPWVPSPLTSTRGAEFGHQTDTSEMMESEATEEMDVEDDVGADQENVHVPGAANHLHQWQQQHCMISQLPHNPSTPDVWYQ, via the exons ATGGAGGGTTCTTTTCCGTCGAAGATGAAGAGGAAAGACCTAGAAGATGCGACTGATGATTTTTCTCTCTGTTCTCCTGCCAGAAAAATCCGTAGGCtg GATGCTGAATTGTGTCCGATTTTAGAGGAGCGTGAGATTCCGATGCAGTTTGAGGAATATGTGCCTCAGAAACAGAgctattttagcaatttaagggTTTTGAAAATTGAAGAATTGCCGATCGAGAATGAAGAGAGGGCCATTGTCTTGTTTAAGCCTGTGGACTCTCCGCTGCACCAGTTGTCATCCAGATTCTCGATGTCGGTTGATCCTCACATTATTTCCGGGATCAAAA ATCAAGTTAGGCAGTCAAGCGAATCAAGCCCTTGGAGAATAGCTAATGATAAAGCTGGGTCCGAGGATAGCAACTTACACTCACATAATGGGTGCTTAGCTGTTGTACCTTGGGTTCCATCACCACTTACTTCCACGCGGGGAGCAGAATTCGGTCATCAAACTGATACTTCTGAGATGATGGAATCTGAAGCAACCGAGGAAATGGATGTCGAAGACGATGTAGGTGCGGATCAAGAGAATGTGCATGTACCTGGTGCAGCAAATCACTTGCACCAATGGCAGCAGCAGCACTGCATGATTTCCCAGCTGCCCCACAACCCATCGACTCCAGATGTTTGGTACCAGTAA